One stretch of Thermus islandicus DSM 21543 DNA includes these proteins:
- a CDS encoding vWA domain-containing protein, which translates to MKRFAKPQQASELGLRLSRALVKGQDLLKVALLTPRRASLTPDLALVLDRSGSMAGRKLQEAKAAALAVLEAFPERGRVAVVAYDHEVEVGGLDRKAARAYLEALEAGGSTALHAGWRQGALLLKDPTWPRFLFLLSDGLANVGLTDPEALAEEARKAAREGVYTFTLGFGDGYHRELMARMAREGGGVHRYVAEGELLATLLAELAFLKAPVNLGVRVRLGGTEAHLAPFAPEEERILLLPVEAQVLEVEEGFPGGAVLYRLPLPEPAPEGSEAWREVELEALLWEAGRLLEREADSEEEAKALAEKAGALSASLRAHPLGESERALALVQALEAFKGAMERLATFYDALTSDRVAREGAAFTTQLSFPLRLSQTQYRDRTEEPPSATAEGKRVRRRKQLKNNP; encoded by the coding sequence ATGAAAAGGTTCGCCAAACCCCAGCAGGCTTCGGAGCTCGGCCTTCGCCTAAGCCGCGCCCTGGTAAAGGGCCAGGACCTCCTCAAGGTGGCGCTCCTCACGCCAAGGCGGGCCTCCCTTACCCCCGACCTGGCCCTGGTCCTGGACCGCTCGGGGAGCATGGCGGGCCGCAAGCTCCAGGAGGCCAAGGCCGCGGCCCTCGCCGTGCTGGAGGCCTTCCCGGAGCGGGGCCGGGTGGCGGTGGTGGCCTACGATCACGAGGTGGAGGTGGGGGGGCTGGACCGGAAGGCGGCCCGGGCCTACCTGGAGGCCCTCGAGGCCGGGGGTAGCACCGCCCTCCACGCGGGCTGGCGGCAGGGGGCCCTCCTCCTCAAGGACCCCACCTGGCCCCGGTTCCTCTTCCTCCTCTCCGACGGCCTGGCCAACGTGGGCCTCACCGACCCCGAGGCCCTGGCGGAGGAGGCGAGGAAGGCGGCCCGGGAAGGGGTCTACACCTTCACCCTGGGCTTCGGGGACGGGTACCACCGGGAGCTCATGGCCCGCATGGCCCGGGAGGGGGGTGGGGTCCACCGCTACGTGGCGGAGGGGGAGCTCCTGGCCACCCTCCTCGCGGAGCTCGCCTTCCTCAAGGCCCCGGTGAACCTCGGGGTCCGGGTGCGCCTGGGGGGAACGGAGGCCCACCTGGCCCCCTTCGCCCCCGAGGAGGAGCGCATCCTCCTTCTCCCGGTGGAGGCCCAGGTGCTGGAGGTGGAGGAGGGTTTTCCCGGGGGCGCGGTCCTCTACCGCCTGCCCCTTCCCGAACCCGCCCCCGAGGGGAGCGAGGCCTGGCGGGAGGTGGAGCTCGAGGCCCTGCTTTGGGAGGCGGGGCGGCTTTTGGAGCGGGAGGCCGATTCCGAAGAGGAGGCGAAAGCCCTGGCGGAGAAGGCAGGGGCCCTTTCGGCCAGCCTGCGGGCCCACCCCTTAGGGGAGAGCGAGCGGGCCCTGGCCCTGGTCCAGGCGCTGGAGGCCTTTAAGGGGGCCATGGAGCGCCTGGCCACCTTCTACGATGCCTTGACCTCGGACCGGGTGGCCCGGGAGGGCGCGGCCTTCACCACCCAGCTCTCCTTCCCCCTCCGCCTGAGCCAGACGCAGTACCGGGACCGCACGGAGGAGCCTCCAAGCGCCACGGCGGAAGGAAAGCGGGTAAGGAGGCGCAAACAGTTGAAAAATAACCCATAA
- a CDS encoding IS200/IS605 family accessory protein TnpB-related protein, with protein MNPGMPEAKAPKLFLGVHARLVFPDPKDERAVLDLMRRFSAAKRFAYQRLLEGKSREELKRADGPLCTLFRLNTRYADGAIEKAKAVLDSALELGSDPRKVVFGGRGLFEQLKRKHLSGKDRERLKREWKEKRQELLYSRGDKSREGNLNLRVEVRDGALWLRIHLGTEENKYAYALVKTSHPQLKALLERVCSSSPYNTELTLKEGKLYAHLSWGEALPPPVHTKANGVLGIDVNSDPYHLALAVVSPDGNLVRYLTLSLEEVDSAPNKGAKELFLWKIAHQVVALAEEHGVTLATERLKYLRKSKRGDGLGRNFRRKQHRFAYRSLLEKIHSLARKRGVEVLEVNPQDTSTIGMLKYAPQLSLSKDIAAALVIGRRALGYEERLPKGYEALLQDESFLAHAEGFYQAHLQELEKLKRAEKNPYLRRRLSREMGKAKAALCLLSSFRGSPGSRGKAPHRRSFPGTHPWRVLKVGLVLPLLGREVPRDLSPLKPVLHLAPLTVGPWEKRMESQDPHPGGGSARINARFG; from the coding sequence ATGAACCCAGGAATGCCCGAGGCCAAAGCCCCAAAGCTCTTTCTCGGCGTCCACGCCCGCCTGGTCTTCCCTGACCCCAAGGACGAGAGGGCGGTCCTGGACCTGATGCGCCGCTTCTCGGCGGCGAAGCGCTTCGCCTACCAGCGCCTCCTGGAAGGGAAGTCCCGCGAGGAGCTCAAACGGGCGGACGGGCCCCTCTGCACCCTCTTCCGCCTCAACACCCGCTACGCCGACGGGGCCATAGAGAAGGCGAAAGCGGTCCTGGACTCCGCCCTGGAGCTCGGAAGCGACCCCCGCAAGGTGGTCTTCGGGGGGAGGGGGCTTTTTGAGCAGCTCAAGCGCAAGCACCTCTCGGGCAAAGACCGGGAGCGGCTCAAGAGGGAGTGGAAGGAGAAGAGGCAAGAGCTCCTCTACAGCCGAGGGGACAAGAGCAGGGAGGGCAACCTCAACCTCCGCGTTGAGGTCAGGGACGGCGCGCTGTGGCTCCGGATCCACCTAGGAACCGAGGAAAATAAGTACGCCTACGCCCTGGTGAAGACCTCCCACCCCCAGCTCAAAGCCCTCCTGGAGAGGGTCTGCTCCTCCTCCCCCTACAACACCGAGCTCACCCTCAAGGAGGGGAAGCTCTACGCCCACCTCTCCTGGGGCGAAGCCCTTCCCCCTCCCGTCCACACGAAGGCGAACGGGGTTCTCGGGATAGACGTGAACAGCGACCCCTACCACCTGGCCCTCGCCGTGGTCTCTCCCGATGGGAACCTCGTCCGCTACCTCACTCTCTCCCTGGAAGAGGTGGACTCCGCCCCCAACAAGGGAGCTAAGGAACTCTTCCTCTGGAAAATCGCTCATCAGGTAGTGGCCCTGGCGGAGGAGCACGGGGTGACCCTCGCCACGGAGAGGCTCAAATACCTCAGGAAGTCCAAGAGGGGTGACGGCTTGGGGCGGAACTTCCGCAGGAAGCAGCACCGCTTCGCCTACCGCTCCCTCCTGGAGAAGATCCACTCCCTTGCCCGTAAGCGGGGCGTGGAGGTCCTGGAGGTGAACCCCCAGGACACCTCCACGATAGGGATGCTCAAGTACGCTCCCCAGCTTTCCCTTTCCAAGGACATCGCCGCCGCCCTCGTGATCGGGAGGAGGGCTCTGGGGTACGAAGAGAGGCTCCCCAAGGGCTACGAGGCCCTTCTCCAAGACGAATCCTTCCTCGCCCATGCCGAGGGGTTCTACCAAGCCCACCTCCAGGAGCTAGAGAAGCTCAAGAGGGCGGAGAAGAACCCCTATCTCAGGCGGAGGCTTTCCCGGGAGATGGGGAAGGCCAAAGCCGCCCTTTGCCTTCTTTCGAGCTTTCGGGGCTCGCCAGGGAGCCGCGGGAAGGCACCCCACAGAAGGAGCTTCCCCGGCACCCATCCCTGGCGGGTCCTGAAAGTAGGCCTCGTCCTTCCTCTCCTTGGGCGCGAGGTGCCGCGAGATCTCTCGCCCCTCAAGCCCGTCCTGCACCTAGCTCCGCTGACCGTGGGACCGTGGGAGAAGCGGATGGAAAGCCAAGACCCTCATCCTGGTGGGGGGTCGGCGCGCATAAATGCGCGCTTCGGCTAA
- a CDS encoding TM1802 family CRISPR-associated protein, translating to MRASANQDLGKWKAGDLAKVLAEVLERAWGVEPPGKGEEVLFSLALEGKPLVDFPEYRDYLKRLLTGERRFARGSLGLCHACGQEGVPVVRSFADFKLKFYITDKKGFAPGVREEGFAKAYALCQDCFRALKLGEGFALEHLKLRFLETEALVLPGAELEPERLSALVERILAQVEGLERLSAWRDFLARAKRQEGVGYLGFTLLLFREAQAATKAEEVVLEVPPSRVEALFQAMGEAGVEGVRDWLYLLPLDRGQRGVRAGLALEAASRLFLGLPFRSRDWVPLFLRAAERAFREDATLFAASRFRGPWGGLAPRGPGGGLVGDSGPDGPLGRRYGGEGSFGCVAGRRGEGGLPRLQVWSPRGRALPPG from the coding sequence ATGCGCGCTTCGGCTAACCAGGATCTGGGGAAGTGGAAGGCCGGGGACCTCGCCAAGGTCCTGGCGGAGGTCCTGGAAAGGGCCTGGGGCGTGGAACCTCCCGGGAAGGGGGAAGAGGTCCTCTTCAGCCTAGCCCTGGAGGGGAAGCCCCTGGTGGACTTCCCCGAGTACCGGGACTACCTGAAGCGGCTCCTCACCGGGGAGCGGCGCTTCGCCCGAGGAAGCCTGGGCCTTTGCCATGCCTGCGGCCAGGAAGGGGTACCCGTGGTGCGAAGCTTCGCCGACTTCAAGCTCAAGTTCTACATTACGGACAAGAAGGGCTTCGCCCCGGGGGTGCGGGAGGAGGGCTTCGCCAAGGCCTACGCCCTGTGCCAGGACTGCTTCCGGGCCCTGAAGCTGGGGGAGGGGTTCGCTCTGGAACACCTCAAGCTCCGCTTCCTGGAGACCGAGGCCCTGGTCCTTCCCGGGGCGGAGCTCGAGCCCGAGAGGCTCTCCGCGCTTGTGGAGAGGATCCTGGCCCAGGTGGAGGGCCTGGAAAGGCTTTCCGCCTGGCGGGACTTCCTCGCCCGGGCGAAGCGGCAGGAGGGGGTGGGCTACCTGGGGTTCACCCTTCTCCTCTTCCGCGAGGCCCAGGCGGCCACCAAGGCGGAGGAGGTGGTCCTGGAGGTGCCCCCCTCCCGGGTGGAGGCCCTCTTCCAGGCCATGGGGGAGGCGGGGGTAGAGGGGGTCCGGGATTGGCTTTACCTCCTCCCCCTGGACCGGGGCCAAAGGGGCGTGCGGGCGGGCCTGGCCCTCGAGGCGGCCTCCCGCCTCTTCCTCGGCCTTCCCTTCCGCTCCCGGGACTGGGTGCCCCTCTTTCTTAGGGCTGCAGAGCGGGCCTTCCGGGAGGATGCCACCCTTTTCGCCGCCTCCCGGTTTCGCGGCCCCTGGGGGGGCCTTGCGCCTCGTGGCCCTGGCGGCGGATTGGTTGGGGATTCTGGCCCGGATGGGCCTTTGGGGAGGCGCTATGGAGGCGAAGGATCTTTCGGGTGCGTTGCTGGAAGAAGAGGAGAAGGAGGCCTTCCGCGCCTACAGGTTTGGTCCCCTCGAGGCCGGGCTCTACCTCCTGGGTAA
- a CDS encoding TM1802 family CRISPR-associated protein has product MEAKDLSGALLEEEEKEAFRAYRFGPLEAGLYLLGKAMEAVGQAQARLYEYRKEPLLEAIGWQGMSLVRVRLLVPEVMAKATYYLDGEDRTRVMDLLGRATDLLERAEGGLSDREVPYYILMGYAQARSQRLRVGKREVAHEGEDA; this is encoded by the coding sequence ATGGAGGCGAAGGATCTTTCGGGTGCGTTGCTGGAAGAAGAGGAGAAGGAGGCCTTCCGCGCCTACAGGTTTGGTCCCCTCGAGGCCGGGCTCTACCTCCTGGGTAAGGCCATGGAGGCTGTAGGGCAGGCCCAGGCCCGGCTTTACGAGTACCGCAAGGAGCCCCTCCTGGAGGCCATCGGTTGGCAGGGGATGAGCCTTGTTCGGGTGCGGCTACTGGTGCCCGAGGTGATGGCCAAGGCGACCTACTACCTGGATGGGGAGGACCGTACCCGGGTAATGGACCTCCTGGGGCGGGCCACGGATCTCCTGGAGCGGGCCGAGGGGGGCCTTTCTGACCGGGAAGTGCCGTACTACATCCTCATGGGGTACGCTCAGGCCCGCAGCCAGCGCCTGCGGGTCGGAAAAAGGGAGGTGGCGCATGAAGGAGAGGATGCCTAA
- the cas7b gene encoding type I-B CRISPR-associated protein Cas7/Csh2, with amino-acid sequence MKERMPNAEILFLYEAKDTNPNGDPDAENRPRMDYVGRRLLVSDVRLKRYVRDYLLARGEDVWVRTREDGSRTDADGRLEELKALYRQETGKETGAKKKDLDPEFLAWYLRRFRDVRLFGAVLPIKAEGEAKGGTGQFVGPVQFDWGYSLHPVEVYTATIASQFAGRTEGGKGEHGTFGKDHRVHYALIAFWGRVSALRAERVGLALEDLDYLERGLLEGLLEGSTTRSKVGQTPLLYLRVDWREGFRPLGDPRDGLRVRPEGGKAPEAIRSQADYVLEAEGLSERLARYREAVERVRLWQHPGLKVEGLSLEGVRVEEVGF; translated from the coding sequence ATGAAGGAGAGGATGCCTAACGCCGAGATCCTTTTCCTATACGAGGCGAAGGACACCAACCCTAACGGAGACCCTGACGCGGAGAACCGCCCCCGCATGGACTACGTGGGGCGTCGGCTTCTCGTGAGCGACGTGCGCCTTAAGCGCTACGTGCGGGACTACCTCCTGGCCCGCGGGGAGGACGTCTGGGTCCGCACCCGGGAGGATGGCTCCCGCACCGACGCCGACGGGCGGCTGGAGGAGCTCAAGGCCCTCTACAGGCAGGAGACGGGAAAGGAGACGGGGGCGAAGAAGAAGGACCTGGACCCCGAGTTCCTCGCTTGGTACCTGAGGCGCTTCAGGGACGTGCGCCTCTTCGGGGCGGTGCTGCCCATCAAGGCCGAGGGCGAGGCCAAGGGGGGGACGGGGCAGTTCGTGGGGCCGGTGCAGTTTGACTGGGGCTACTCCCTCCACCCGGTGGAGGTGTACACCGCCACCATCGCCAGCCAGTTCGCCGGCCGCACCGAGGGGGGTAAGGGGGAGCACGGCACCTTCGGCAAGGACCACCGGGTTCACTACGCCCTCATCGCCTTCTGGGGGAGGGTTTCCGCCCTACGAGCCGAGCGGGTAGGGCTTGCCCTCGAGGACCTTGATTACCTGGAACGGGGACTCCTGGAGGGCCTTTTGGAGGGGTCCACCACCCGGAGCAAGGTGGGCCAGACCCCTCTCCTCTACCTGCGGGTGGACTGGAGGGAGGGCTTCCGGCCCCTCGGAGACCCCAGGGACGGGCTCCGGGTGCGGCCCGAGGGGGGGAAGGCCCCGGAGGCCATCCGCTCCCAAGCCGACTACGTGCTGGAGGCGGAAGGCCTCTCCGAAAGGCTCGCCCGCTACCGGGAGGCGGTGGAGCGGGTGCGCCTGTGGCAGCATCCTGGCCTGAAGGTGGAGGGGCTTTCCCTGGAGGGGGTGAGGGTGGAGGAGGTGGGCTTCTGA